A section of the Xiphias gladius isolate SHS-SW01 ecotype Sanya breed wild chromosome 10, ASM1685928v1, whole genome shotgun sequence genome encodes:
- the dio2 gene encoding type II iodothyronine deiodinase, which produces MGMASEDLLVTLQILPGFFSNCLFLVLYDSVVLVKRVVSLLSSSRSAGSGEWRRMLTSAGLRSIWNSFLLDAYKQVKLGCEAPNSKVVKVPDGPCCSSNISNITNVPTGAKIRNGDECRLLDFESSDRPLVVNFGSATUPPFISHLPTFRELVEDFSDVADFLLVYIDEAHPSDGWVAPPMGSYSFNVRKHQNLEERLGAARKLIEHFSLPPQCQLVADCMDNNANVAYGVSNERVCIVQQKKIAYLGGKGPFFYNLKDVRQWLEQSYGKR; this is translated from the exons atgggaaTGGCGAGTGAGGATCTGCTCGTGACACTCCAGATACTACCTGGTTTCTTTTCAAACTGTTTGTTCCTTGTCCTGTACGACTCCGTGGTGCTCGTGAAGCGCGTTGTGTCGCTGCTCAGCAGCTCCAGGTCCGCTGGCTCCGGAGAGTGGCGCCGCATGTTGACCTCAGCGGGGCTCCGCTCCATCTGGAATAGCTTCCTTCTAGACGCCTATAAACAG GTGAAACTGGGCTGCGAGGCACCCAATTCAAAAGTGGTGAAGGTTCCTGATGGCCCTTGTTGTAGCAGCAATATCAGTAACATAACCAATGTGCCAACTGGTGCCAAGATCCGAAATGGGGATGAGTGCCGCCTACTGGATTTTGAGTCATCAGATCGCCCTCTGGTGGTCAACTTTGGCTCAGCCACCTGACCCCCCTTCATCAGTCACCTGCCAACTTTCCGGGAGTTGGTGGAGGACTTCAGTGATGTGGCTGATTTCCTGTTAGTGTACATCGATGAAGCTCACCCATCTGATGGCTGGGTGGCCCCTCCTATGGGCTCTTACTCTTTCAATGTACGGAAACACCAGAACCTGGAGGAGAGGCTGGGAGCGGCGCGGAAACTCATTGAGCACTTCTCCCTGCCGCCGCAGTGTCAGCTGGTGGCCGACTGCATGGACAACAATGCTAATGTGGCTTACGGTGTGTCCAATGAACGGGTGTGTATAGTACAACAGAAAAAGATTGCCTACCTGGGCGGTAAGGGGccttttttttacaatctgaAGGATGTGCGGCAATGGCTGGAACAGAGCTATGGTAAACGGTAG